The genomic stretch ttttaaaaattacatatacacacacatatttttcaaaaaatgtgcGTTATTTGGTAAATTGTTGCCATTTGTGCAACTGTACCATAACaccaaaaatctaaataaataaataaaaatttgtctaaaaacatccttttatctttttattggaaacaagaacaaacaaatgCAACTTGTACTCTGTGAAATGTATGAGCCGATGTTTACAAATATTGGAAATTAATACAATTTCAATTGGTATTTGGAATGTTTGGtaataacatcataataaaaattTCTGGTCATGCAATGTCATGAAATATGtgtcctttcaaagtaaaaaatcctttttccacaattaaataggtaaacacagattttatatCACTGCTTTTTAGTAAAAGTAAGTTAAAGGAATTGTTGCCATGTGGCAACACCTTGCAATAGAGCAGGGgtatataataaaaattcaataaggtccggttagagaaaatttcctcaagggtccagaacatcataaagtctaacttgcatcaagattcagtgccatatactgtttactgaggTAGCCTAGAAGttatatcagcatcttatacagtcaacaactgaatatctgatcaaataaagtccagttcagtaacatttcaacaacatttattgtcagttttctctgtgAGTCTGTGAGATCCCCCTAAAGCTACCATAAAAGCCAGAATTAAAATAGTAAAACCTTGTTGAAATGATCGGTTAAAGGTCctggtccgcataggacagaatctgggtctggactctgttagtgacctctgcagtagagggttaaaaaTACTGCTTTGCTAAagtgtctttttcttcttcttcttgacTCAGATTGTGGGCATCCACACACCTCCTCCAGGATCGTAGGGGGTAACGTGGCAGCACTGGGTCAGTGGCCGTGGCAGGCCAGCCTGCACTTTAAGGGATCTCACACCTGCGGAGGCTCTCTGGTGGCCCAGGACTTCATACTGACCGCCGCACACTGTTTCCCCAAGTATGAACCACATAACAAGAGGCTGAATGGGTGAAAAGGACGAGGGAGTTGGATATATTAGGATGAGTGGATCAGTGGTTGGATGGAAGGATGAACTGATGGATGAATGAGTGGAtggatagataaacagacatgtGGATGGAAAGATTAGTGAATGGACATGATGATAGATtgataaaataaagtaatagaTATGAgtggatagatagagagatgggtgatggatggataaacagatgggcagatagatggAGAGTTGCGTGGGTGAGTGGGCTGATCAGTCCACAAGCCACTAGAAGTTTGGATGGATGAGCGGCTACATAAATAAGTCGATGGATGTGTGGATTAGCTGTGAATAGAAGGATGAAttgctggatggatggatggatggatggagggatgatgACTGGAAAGCTGGATGATTTTATCattgaaggagaaaaaaatgtttggttgagtggatggatgaatggatggacgGAAGAAATAGTGATTTTGATCAATGGATGGATGATTGGATGGATAAAGAGATGACTTGATGAATGGACGACTGGACTGATAGATGTATGGacaggtggatggatggatggatggatggatggaagaaagaaataatgagtggatgaatagatggatgatTGGATGGATAAAGGGATGacttgatgaatgaatgaattaatgaacgaATGGACACAAGATATGGGGTGCACAGATAAGTGGATGGATAGAGGGATAAATGTGTGGATAGATGAATGAACGGAGGAATGGATAAGGCATAGACAGTGAACTGATAAATGAAAGGACGGTTATAAGACAGATGagtgtatggatggatggataagatATGGACCAAAGTATGAACAGATGAATGGAAGGATCGGTGGATAGATAGTGGAGAGATGGATGAGTGCACTGATATATGAATGGACAGGTGAGCCACAGGGGATGGATCCATAAAACAGCAGAATAGCCGACTGGATGTTAATGAATTTTATTAGCAGGTCTAATGAATGAAAGACTGGATCTACACCTGGTTGAATGGATGGATACATTGACATTGTTCACTGTTATTCTATTGCCTCTTCAGAGACTCCGCCTCTAGGCAGGTGCCTAGTAACTGGCGAGTGTATTTGGGTGTGGTGTCTCAGTACCTGCTGCCCCTGCCGTACTCTGTAGAGCAGATCACACTGCATGAACTGTACAACTCCCATACCAACGACTACGACATCGCCATCCTCAAACTCAGCCTTCCCGCCAACCTGTCCAGtcagtccacacacacacacacacacatgcatacacacttaTTACTGGAATTAACCATTACACGTCACAAATAGGTACAGTAAAGTTAAAACTTTGCCGTAGGGCAGTGTTCTTaaagctacatgacacctacataagctcgccatgacaactgacaaagacctacataaacacttataaagGTTGACGTCAAGTTGACGTAACACCTATGTCAGGTAACACTGACTTTTCCCGCCACTTTTTAAGGTGAAATGATGTTATAACAACTGACTTTTCAGCTTGGTGTATATCACCGTGACTTAATACTGAAGATATGACACAGCGCAAATCTTACAAATGGGATAGATGTTATGTCAACTTGACAATAAAAAagctggggaaaaaaacttttatttacttttttttccagtaaatgAATGAACCCAAATGAATATCAATGGACTGTTATTGCTGTTTATTATGTGTGTATGACACTGAGATGATTGTGTGTGCAATGCTGTTGTAGGTACAGTCCAGCCTGTGTGTCTTCCTGCATTTGACCAGACCGTCTCTGTAGATACGCAATGCTGGACGTCTGGCTTTGGCGCCACGTTTGAAGGAGCAGGTGTGTATTATACAACCtcaatgatgtgcaaaccatttaaacctaaaatagtacaaatacaacaagtgAAATGCTAAAATTGAgaaagtttattgttttttgaaaaatatatgtccattttgaatttgatgccaacaacacattccaaaaatgttgggacaggggcaacaaaacacatgttttggcaacataagctgccatccagatgacgtcactttcagggaaggccttgattatttcagcaagaaaatgtcaaagtatattctgcatatattacagcattgctccgtattaagagTCTGATTGCTAACCTGGCCTGCGTGCAGTCTAGATCTGTCACTCACTAATAACATTTagcattatgaaattaaaaatacgacaaaggagatctcgaactgttgagcagctgaaatcctgtaacaAACAAGAacggaaaacatttcactttcaaagctacagcagtgtctcctcagttcccaaacttacagaaagtaaaagaagaggtgatgaaacacagcggtaaacagcctgcccgacttttttggaacatgttgttggcatcaaattcaaaatatttttttttcaaaaaacaataacatttcttactttcaacatctgatatgttgtctttgtagtatttccctttaaaaatatggtttacatgatttgcacatcattacgttctattatttttttgtcccacttatgtattatttatatcCCACTGGTGACACAACCTTTTAgatcagtcatgggctggaggttagggttcAGCCCTGAGCGCCAACaggatgtgactgaggtgtccttgagaaaGGCACCaaaaccccaactgctccccagatgctgcggatagggctgcccaccgctcggggcaagtgtgctcactgccccctaatgtgtgtgtgctcactagtgtgtatgtggtgtttcacttcatgaatgggttaaatgcggaggtgaaatttccctgttgtggggctagtaagggtcacttaatctaataatcgtaattttatgtatatatcttTGTGTACACTCGGGTGCGTCCAGGCTTTGGCTCCAGTAAGCTGATGGAGGTGGCAGTGAATATAATCGACTCTTCAGTGTGTAACGGCGCTGAGGTCTATAACGGGCGGATCACTCAAAACATGCTGTGTGCAGGAGATCTCAACGGGGGGAGTGACTCCTGCCAGgtaacacattttaatttcatttgtttcatattCTGAGTATTTCTTTGCAAAGCTTACCGTGTACAGGGTTTAGAGTCTAGTTATGCAGCTATTTCACTTCattagtgagtgtgtgaaagaaataaagacaaaaaaagctCTTTATTATATAACAAGAAGCCTATATGAGTAATATTGCTATCCATATATGAATAATGTTTACTGTCATATATTGTTTAAGATGTGTTACACCTATTGTAGACAATGTAGTCTGAGGCCAGTAGTGGAAACGTTCTTTTTTAATTGAAcacaatgtttttcatgaaatgataTCTTAAGAACTTGAGCTTCAATGGAAAACATATGACAAAGAATGATTTGAAGACAGAGCAGAATCTTGAATATTTCTCGTCAtttacttttctttatttttagtttttccaaaataaaaataaaaaatcggTTATTTATTCTTGTATTATATGAAGAACAACCCCGTTTTTCAAAGTGGTCTCATactttggaccccactgtatagGTTTGTATACATGGCTGACATACCTGCCCCATGTTTGAATGGCTAATTTCAAATAGGTTGACATACACATCACATATATTTCCCTAAGTGACAAATACAAGTTGGACAGAAGGGAAATCTATATATGCAGATACACTCACCAAGCATTTAGGAACGTTACACTAATAATGGGTAGGGCCTCCCTTTACTCTTaaaacagcttcagcttctGGTCACTGGGAAAGTCACTGAAGAACATGGAACTTATTGTCATTAGTTAAACTAGCTTGATACGACTTGTGCTTTATGACATGatgcattatcatgctggaagtgaCCGTTAGAAGATGGTTAATTGCGGTTATTACAGGATGCACAGGGTCAGCAACCATAACTGAACAGGTAATGGCATTCAAGTGAGGATTGATTGGCATTAACAACGTTCCCTACACCAcatccaccagcctggactgttaatacaaggcaggttgggtccatggattcataCTGTTGGTGCCAAATTTTGATTCTATCATCTGTGAGCCTTGAGAAATTGCGATTCATCAGATGAGACTAGGCTTTTCCAGTCTTCAGCTCTggttttggtgagcctgtgcccacagcagcctcagctttctaaTCCTGGCTGCCAGAAGTGTAACATGATGtgatcttctgctgttgtagcccatccacctcaaggttcaACATGTGCATTTTGAGATGATCTTCTGCTCGCCATAATACGTCACATCACTATAAccttcaaagaaaaacaaatatgttgACATATCTGCTGCTCCTGCCATCTTGTAGCTCAAAAATGCCTTTAAATTCTTACATCTGCAATTATTCCTCATGCCTTTCAGCTAAAGTAGCTTTATTGACATGGCCACATTAAGTTACTGTATTTTCCTTCTATTTCATAaatctgtgtttgtttgatATGCAAATTTTGCACTGAGCCACAAGACAAAGTAATGGAAGTGCTTGAAGGCGTAATTAGCATCTAATTAGCATCGTGCAAACTGTATGCCTAAATGATCAGAAACTCACCTTGTTCACCTTgggtcagtcgtgggctggaggttagggaaccagccctgtgaccagaaggtcgctggtttgatcctgAGAGCCGACATTACATACCTGAGGGGTCCTTGAacgagacacctaacccccaactgctcccccctgggtgctgcggatagggctgcccaccgctccgggccagtgtgctcactgtcccctagtgtgtgtgctcactagtgtgtatgtagtgtttcactgcacggatgggctAAATGGGTTAacggtgaaatttccccgttgtgggactaataagggtcacagGTAATCTAATTAATCTCAATAAGACTTGATAATGTGGTTTCTGAAACTGTATGTTAACTAGTACTGTGAACAAAATCGTGCTGCACAGGTAAATACAGTGGCTGCTGCAGTCTGAATttctaaatctgaaataaattcTCTCCTTCTGCAGGGGGACAGTGGTGGTCCTTTGGTGTGTCAAGAGAGTGATGGACGCTGGTATCTCACTGGAGTGACCAGCTGGGGAGTGGGCTGTGGCCGAAAGAACAGCCCTGGCATTTACAGCAATGTACACAGCCTGCTAACATGGATACACAGCAAGATGGAGGTAAACGCATCATACAGAAAACATAGACTTAACAGAAAAGAAGCCGCAACGTctaaaaatctttattttcttttgagtgtttgtgtcactctttacctttattccagcttctaTTCATTTCAGCAgactcagtttttcaaagaatctgcagacacacctccaaagttcaggcttagaccttggtttagcattttctgcttctcaccatccaaataatcagattcaggtctggactctggggtggtcagtccatcgttcagcttctttgtttgatgtgtccgtctccttctctcagtgaggttcttcttaaacagctacacatcctttcagacccacagcgctgagtcgtcttctcacagtgaatgttttcaaaaagtgctgtttatctgatgggggccgTTTAGGGTTCTGCCAGGTcctccaggtggttgttaggaggcccattttctctgtagcttgtaatcttttttttttttaatgaaatctttgtcttttcttttgaaaagtggattatcttaaatGCAATATTCTAAAAAACGGATCAGCATTTAGCCATTTGTAACTAActgcactctctctttctctctctctctctctctctctctgatagcAAGAAAGGCCCTGACCACTCAGCACTCTGAATGTACTTTACGGCATGCCGGAGGGAAGCACAGGCCTTGGCAGCACCACAGCAAATCACTTTGCTAAATGCAGGAAACATTTCAgtgtctgttttttatttggGTCATTTTATTTGTGGTTTGTTTCTGATTCATCAACAGTAATTGATTCCCTGACTCCCTCGTTCTCTTTGCATGTGCACCTCATGGACATTTCATTGAGACTGTCTGTGTTAGTCATGCTCAAGGGTTCAGGTTGAACATTGGGTTACTGAAACATTTCTTTGTAAATGAGTTGTTGAGAGGTAACCAAAGCCactcggagtggtttggtgagagacagttcattgcagagaaacttactgactcagaagTCATTACGGTGgcgctgatgggaaccaggggtcaccatgactacaacacaaatatagtcattttatttactattcaaaccaccagtgaacccctCAAGTGTCGTCCTATGCTTATATGTAATTTcactgatggtaaaatagtctaGGTTTCTTTGGGGggaaaaaggttttctttctttgcttcaCGGTGTCCTGCCTATACACCTCCACctcaaacagaatttaaaacagcagttttaggccaaaattgaCCAAAACTATTGAAATGTTACTAATGTGTCTAACCCTATTTCATGCAGTCACTTTTTGTGACGGTGCTTTTAGAggtcagacgtctggttcctatcaccaccaatgtgaacGTTTCTTACTCAGTTAGTGTCTCTAGAACGGaacatctcacatcaaaccactctgaatgacgttTTTAAGAAATACTAACTGGCCTTTCACTAGTGGCCTCTAGTGGACAAAACCACTGTTGAGTCAATTAATGAATtcataaatgtgctttttattaattttttctttaattgtGCAATTGGGTTAGTTTTTTTCCTATTATTGACATTCAAGGATCTGATTTATTTCCGAAACCACTTGAATATTAGATCATTGTCCACAATAAATCATGACCTTAATAAAAATTCAaattgagtgaatatttgcaaaaaacaaagtttgtccatttgaacattaaatatctcgtctttgtagtgtattcaactgaatataggttgaaaaggatttgcaaatcatcgtattctgtttttatttatgttttacacaacgtcccaaattcattggaattggggttgtacaaaagCAAAATtaggatggatatatatatatatatatatatatatatatatatataaaaataccacTTCTGTCGGAtcaaaatctcgtatctccaaaatggtaactttacaggagaaggaaaaaaactattctacttttaatgtaagtcagtggaaccagactttttaccaagtcattttgggccatttcttttggtgcattcatcatgaaatttacaaacaatgtaaagagcaacaggtattttcaaattatgtcataaaCTGAACAAcaagtggagatacaagattttcttcccaCGATAGCgatatataaaatcactgttgCCTTGATGTATTTTCTTATTATGCCGCGATGAATGATTCTTTGACTCCCCTGTGAGCTACAATAACTCACCAAAGCTTTAAACGGCTCTGTTCTTGAACAGAATGCAAGTGCTGTAACATTGACCATTACACGAAACATCAGCGAGGTAATGAGGCCTGTACAGTTGTGTGTATATACGCagaaatttctttacagtcagAACTGTGGTAGCCTGGAGGTCCAAAGCCTCGTCAGTCCACCGGTCATGAGTTGAAAGCCACCTGATAACGCCTTGTTATTGCCATTTCGTTCTTGAAGAAGGTCATTTAAAGCCGCTC from Pygocentrus nattereri isolate fPygNat1 chromosome 23, fPygNat1.pri, whole genome shotgun sequence encodes the following:
- the tmprss13b gene encoding transmembrane protease serine 13b isoform X2 → MDGTQTHNVQCEENPPPYYSVVKPNEPPPSYVDIQALPSAPAIIPFYIHHHLPQIPAPHTPQPVIAPTARVQPDLPRSSLVVTRSKKARCYGGSGGFLLILVVIGLAIWLGVHYSALLASKGSEVDNCPSSAVGCDGHRDCKRGSDESHCVRFGAGNELQVMTSNSGHFLPVCSAGWNRSLADQICQQLGFRVSYQYGSLTSTSSSFLSVSDQSTENIQGRLKVTSTCPGQQTASLLCSDCGHPHTSSRIVGGNVAALGQWPWQASLHFKGSHTCGGSLVAQDFILTAAHCFPKDSASRQVPSNWRVYLGVVSQYLLPLPYSVEQITLHELYNSHTNDYDIAILKLSLPANLSSTVQPVCLPAFDQTVSVDTQCWTSGFGATFEGAGFGSSKLMEVAVNIIDSSVCNGAEVYNGRITQNMLCAGDLNGGSDSCQGDSGGPLVCQESDGRWYLTGVTSWGVGCGRKNSPGIYSNVHSLLTWIHSKMEQERP
- the tmprss13b gene encoding transmembrane protease serine 13b isoform X1, with protein sequence MDGTQTHNVQCEENPPPYYSVVKPNEPPPSYVDIQALPSAPAIIPFYIHHHLPQIPAPHTPQPVIAPTARVQPADLPRSSLVVTRSKKARCYGGSGGFLLILVVIGLAIWLGVHYSALLASKGSEVDNCPSSAVGCDGHRDCKRGSDESHCVRFGAGNELQVMTSNSGHFLPVCSAGWNRSLADQICQQLGFRVSYQYGSLTSTSSSFLSVSDQSTENIQGRLKVTSTCPGQQTASLLCSDCGHPHTSSRIVGGNVAALGQWPWQASLHFKGSHTCGGSLVAQDFILTAAHCFPKDSASRQVPSNWRVYLGVVSQYLLPLPYSVEQITLHELYNSHTNDYDIAILKLSLPANLSSTVQPVCLPAFDQTVSVDTQCWTSGFGATFEGAGFGSSKLMEVAVNIIDSSVCNGAEVYNGRITQNMLCAGDLNGGSDSCQGDSGGPLVCQESDGRWYLTGVTSWGVGCGRKNSPGIYSNVHSLLTWIHSKMEQERP